In one window of Chryseobacterium viscerum DNA:
- a CDS encoding HlyD family secretion protein, with protein sequence MHKNISILFAALFLLGSCDKKNEKIKDPEGKTKKDVISFAPKVTGRILKIYVSEGQTVKKGDTLAQLDVPEVSAKIAQAQGAVSAASAQEQMAKNGATADQLRQLQAKYKGLKEQYEFAQKSYKRANNMFRDSLMSPQAHDEIYAKLQGAKAQYDAVVAELDDVNRGTRFEKIEMAAGQASQAKGALQEANVAYSERYIIATNDMEIETISLNTGELATAGFALFNGYIPESTYFRFTIPESAISKYKKGQEVTMQVVYNKENLTGNIVYIKQLTKYADITTAYPDYQLQDAIYEIKVKPKDMNKAKSILVNANVILK encoded by the coding sequence ATGCATAAAAATATATCTATACTCTTCGCTGCTCTGTTTTTGTTGGGGAGCTGTGACAAAAAAAATGAAAAAATCAAAGATCCTGAAGGAAAGACTAAAAAAGATGTGATCTCTTTTGCCCCAAAAGTTACCGGAAGAATTTTAAAAATATATGTTTCCGAAGGGCAAACTGTGAAAAAAGGAGATACTTTGGCTCAGCTTGATGTACCGGAGGTTTCAGCAAAAATTGCACAGGCACAAGGAGCAGTAAGTGCAGCTTCAGCTCAGGAACAAATGGCCAAAAACGGAGCTACAGCCGATCAGCTGAGACAGCTTCAGGCCAAATATAAAGGGCTCAAAGAACAATATGAATTTGCCCAGAAATCTTACAAAAGAGCAAATAATATGTTCCGTGACAGCTTAATGTCTCCACAGGCTCATGACGAAATCTATGCAAAACTACAAGGCGCAAAAGCACAATATGATGCTGTAGTGGCTGAACTGGATGATGTAAACAGAGGAACCCGTTTTGAAAAAATAGAAATGGCGGCAGGGCAGGCTTCACAGGCCAAAGGAGCTTTACAGGAAGCTAACGTGGCATACTCCGAAAGATATATCATTGCCACCAACGATATGGAAATAGAAACCATCAGCTTAAACACCGGAGAACTTGCAACAGCTGGTTTCGCTCTGTTCAACGGATATATTCCGGAAAGTACCTATTTCAGATTTACCATCCCGGAAAGTGCTATTTCAAAATACAAAAAAGGGCAGGAGGTGACCATGCAGGTAGTTTATAACAAAGAAAACTTGACAGGAAATATTGTATACATCAAACAGCTTACAAAGTATGCAGACATTACAACGGCCTACCCTGATTACCAGTTGCAGGATGCTATTTATGAGATCAAAGTAAAACCTAAAGACATGAACAAAGCTAAAAGTATTTTAGTCAATGCCAATGTCATCCTGAAATAA
- a CDS encoding TolC family protein — MKNNLLIFTFSFFAFPVFGWAQSAPDFKELLDSAMVRDSNLKMQVTQNKLTDLDEHKLKDIFLPTLELSGKAGYLNGTARLTSPEINLAPFINIPEGAFNNNFNVSGFSGIAKADAKMLLYSGGKVKYMKKAVEEKKKSEDILLEKTKDEVIAGISRAYDQLALIHQSKKVLDESKKRLDINRKTADKALGYGLITPYDHKKIELAQATLNAKMVEYEGKKELLLTQLYILTGIDRERLRMIDPILSPVELLAAEKGIEQRAEIRALEHGISAADYKIKAERTWMIPKVQLMASAYYIGLYGNRIKSSENIIPAVPILGYEGKKLDWRPNNINVFPLITAGVGFKWEIFDGKEGKHAEETAKVGKEVLQNQKEDALKKLTLNLANNQTNYDIASAQITLKAKEKELAKNALVQAEKEFRYGMSKSSQLIDAENDLEASELEYQNAIFNQRRAGIELMRSTQELDITKFYLIP; from the coding sequence ATGAAAAACAATTTATTGATTTTTACGTTTAGTTTTTTTGCTTTCCCCGTTTTTGGCTGGGCACAGTCTGCGCCGGATTTTAAAGAACTTTTGGATAGTGCTATGGTTCGGGATTCGAACCTCAAAATGCAGGTTACCCAAAACAAGCTTACCGATCTTGACGAACACAAACTCAAAGATATCTTTCTTCCAACCCTGGAATTGAGTGGTAAAGCCGGCTATCTCAACGGAACAGCAAGACTTACGTCACCGGAAATCAATCTCGCTCCCTTTATCAATATTCCGGAAGGAGCTTTTAACAATAACTTCAATGTATCAGGATTTTCAGGTATTGCCAAGGCAGATGCCAAAATGCTTCTGTATTCAGGAGGGAAGGTGAAGTACATGAAGAAAGCTGTTGAAGAAAAGAAGAAATCTGAAGATATTCTGCTGGAGAAAACAAAAGATGAAGTTATAGCCGGTATTTCCAGAGCGTATGATCAGCTGGCCTTGATTCATCAGTCTAAAAAAGTGCTGGATGAAAGTAAAAAAAGACTTGATATCAATAGAAAAACAGCAGATAAAGCGCTCGGTTACGGGTTGATTACGCCTTACGATCATAAGAAAATCGAACTGGCTCAAGCTACTTTAAATGCCAAAATGGTAGAATATGAAGGGAAGAAAGAACTGCTTCTTACCCAGCTTTATATTTTAACAGGAATTGACAGAGAAAGGCTCAGAATGATTGATCCCATATTATCTCCTGTAGAATTGCTGGCTGCAGAAAAAGGAATAGAACAGAGAGCTGAAATTCGTGCACTGGAACATGGTATAAGTGCAGCAGACTATAAAATAAAGGCTGAAAGAACATGGATGATTCCTAAAGTACAATTGATGGCTTCCGCTTACTATATTGGTCTGTACGGAAATAGAATCAAGTCCTCGGAAAATATCATTCCTGCAGTTCCCATACTTGGATATGAAGGAAAAAAACTGGACTGGCGACCTAATAATATCAACGTATTTCCATTGATTACGGCAGGAGTAGGTTTTAAATGGGAGATTTTTGACGGTAAAGAAGGAAAGCATGCTGAAGAAACAGCTAAAGTAGGAAAAGAAGTACTACAGAACCAGAAAGAAGACGCTTTGAAAAAACTGACATTGAATCTGGCGAATAATCAAACCAATTATGATATTGCGTCCGCACAGATTACCTTAAAAGCCAAAGAAAAAGAACTGGCAAAAAATGCACTTGTACAGGCAGAAAAAGAATTCAGATACGGAATGAGCAAATCTTCACAGCTTATTGATGCCGAAAACGATCTTGAAGCTTCAGAACTTGAATATCAGAATGCCATTTTCAACCAGAGGAGAGCGGGAATAGAACTGATGAGGTCTACCCAGGAACTGGATATCACCAAATTTTATTTAATCCCTTAA
- a CDS encoding ecotin, whose translation MKFSKTLITGLVLMAGVNAFAQKKAEKFEKLQIEMFPKAKEGYKQVYIQLPVAKNENDLKVELFVGAEKMLDCNNYFLMGEMKTQDLQGWGYNYYEVESKGETAGTLMGCMDKKLTKKFVTLKPETVRYNSKLPLVFYVPKDIEVRYRILRPDAGLKKAVQR comes from the coding sequence ATGAAATTTTCTAAAACTTTAATCACAGGATTAGTATTAATGGCTGGAGTAAATGCTTTCGCACAAAAGAAGGCAGAAAAGTTTGAAAAGCTACAGATTGAAATGTTCCCCAAAGCAAAAGAAGGATATAAGCAAGTATATATTCAGCTTCCCGTAGCAAAAAACGAAAACGATTTAAAAGTTGAACTTTTTGTAGGTGCTGAAAAAATGTTAGATTGTAACAACTATTTCCTGATGGGGGAAATGAAAACTCAGGATCTTCAGGGATGGGGATACAACTATTATGAGGTAGAATCTAAAGGTGAGACTGCCGGAACCCTGATGGGCTGCATGGATAAAAAACTGACTAAAAAGTTTGTTACCTTAAAGCCTGAAACGGTAAGATACAACAGTAAACTTCCATTGGTGTTCTATGTACCGAAAGATATCGAAGTTCGTTACAGAATTTTACGTCCTGATGCTGGCTTGAAAAAAGCAGTTCAAAGATAA
- a CDS encoding alpha-2-macroglobulin family protein produces the protein MKRFSKIFLLLLVMLSFSMVSAQKYYDTQWKKVAENSTKGAYKSNLPIILDIQKQAMKENNTFELIRSLKAEFSIVNQTVDDDQNDSASQFFKKLKDAEGKMSGEGKLVYKVLLNGFFMDYYNQNSWKVNGRTNINSQDISQIETWSKLDFKNYLTKSFQELDQEKPEMKKISLEKYKNIFSGTEDIAYFPTLSDWYAIRKVVFLSENNIFTKNELTANRITINAIYDELIAQNTGNTKLYFMKEKITENCNFNHCKDKLEQLQNLLKSDVEGDYKVVIMGEIMDELVGKKKPKEAIALAAQAKNEYPKSPFIENIKSKEAQIVNPYLTLKYEAQTQNNLPIHFVAQYQNVSEFTLNIYEVKDDFTPLLQYVQDSYSNTFGKLKKNLVRKETFQLPDPKDYQNHKTTLEVKPLPSGVYVAEFTVAGADMKDSDSRQNFYFLVSGNRIIYQSKTDRKPLADELKLVNSENGKPIGNEGLRFYEFVSNKTLTKIEGATNANGVFMFPSSENKDYYRTFLIQQPKTNDFQIMQVYGNRGYADDYNPNKQTRSTAQIFIDRGIYRPGQIVYFKVINTRINKEVESVLSGLKQKITLLNTNSEEVSSQDFTTNEFGSYHGGFILPKGKLNGDFYLRIDGESQGYKNFRVEEYKRPKFEVTFTPVKEEYKYGQTIELKGKAVMFSGVPLNNTTVNYEIKKQNIRWRYFSWYPQDNDNENSILGEAKTNEKGEFMIRLELQKDEKLEGIQIDNYAINASVTDINGETQTANTQLKVASVSHYIQAENISNTFADDNVKVKVETKNYNDQNLKKPYQVKLSKLIAPDRIFRDNFKSDVQNLPKYSKEEFISKFPHDLFDKNDEIKNWKTEKVLVERQQQPSADNAQLSTNLDLGKLEAGDYQLELFNIEGKDTIKTAQNFSVWDKTSLKPVQKTFLTVIAPKEELSRGEKAKVYVFSAIPDALVNVFVQDGSGKTISEVHQMKKGILEYTAEIPKDKSVSDLNLQFQLVAFNDVNTESVSLKIKDTEKPLKIETVTFRDKLEPDAKEKWTVKVTGNDKEKINAEVLANMYDMSLDQFAANSFSWRKLYTPFVIVTSYGINNYLQQQNYQKRLRYFEDKYVQVPQFNWFDGDLFYTLQGEVAGLQNREGVKAPAYALPPSPIAGARFKTARASVAKEVVDNAAIDVMASNADGVLDHDDVAKELDKVAVRQNLNETAFFYPNLKTDAEGNVSFEFTSPEALTKWKLMFLAHTQDARAATLEKEVVTQKEFSVTPNYPRFLREGDELNLQSKLSNLTDKKLNGSAELQILDAFTNENISSKFGLTSGAQNFSLNENGSSALTWKLKVPDNVSSIIFKVVAKAGAYSDGEQQAVAILPNRMLVTDAVPVFVKEGETKTFVLDNLKNNASTTASNVSNTLELTTNPIWEIMFALPSLKNDQNNSADVIFNKWFADVLASEIFKANPKMKTVFEEYQNKGLLNSNLEKNQELKQLLLEETPWVLESKNEGEQMQKLALLFDANTMKNSISQDWDEFKKLQNPDGGFSWYSGYPSSYGTSLYILKNLGKINSWLKDNVKDYQSADQNAITAKLIQYVDNEINKYFDVKKGNVWNNWAMDYLDTRNYWEKQYPLKGKGAALKTLVKQKAKTAKITDFTFFGLHRAALLMNDYGLKDVSDKLMTYLKETSTDTKTQGVYWKQNLNDWGWFGSKVVNHAGALEVFNKLKSNDQSFIEDMKIWLVTQKEVNSWGSSRGTAEVIFTILNSGKSWTGAESDKATIVWGGKELAPQTQATGYVKSTLKPEAIDKNLASVTVTKPGPGIVQGGLFWQYYEDLDKIKSSENYIFVTKELYKKVKTVNGEELQKISTETPLKVGDKVTVRMILNTDRAMEFIHIKDMRAAGFEPVDVLSGYQWKNNLGYYQSTKDASTNFYIQYMPKGKYVFEYDVVANASGKFSNGITTMQNYYAPQMNAHTKGSNVVILE, from the coding sequence ATGAAAAGATTTTCCAAGATTTTTCTGCTTTTGCTAGTAATGCTAAGCTTTTCAATGGTATCCGCACAGAAATATTACGATACCCAATGGAAAAAAGTGGCTGAAAACAGTACGAAAGGAGCTTATAAATCTAATCTTCCCATCATTTTAGACATACAGAAACAAGCTATGAAAGAAAATAATACTTTTGAACTGATCCGTTCTCTGAAAGCGGAGTTCAGTATTGTAAATCAAACGGTGGATGATGACCAGAATGATTCCGCTTCCCAATTTTTTAAAAAGCTTAAAGATGCAGAAGGCAAAATGAGTGGGGAAGGCAAATTGGTATACAAAGTTTTACTGAATGGTTTTTTCATGGATTATTACAACCAGAACTCATGGAAAGTCAATGGAAGAACCAATATCAACTCTCAGGATATTTCACAAATTGAGACCTGGAGTAAGCTTGATTTTAAAAATTATTTAACAAAAAGCTTTCAGGAACTTGATCAGGAGAAACCTGAAATGAAAAAAATCTCTCTGGAAAAGTATAAGAATATTTTTTCAGGTACTGAGGATATCGCTTATTTTCCAACATTGTCTGACTGGTACGCAATCAGGAAAGTAGTATTTTTATCTGAAAATAATATTTTCACAAAAAATGAACTGACAGCAAACCGCATTACGATCAATGCCATTTATGATGAACTGATTGCTCAGAATACAGGAAATACAAAGCTGTATTTCATGAAAGAAAAGATTACAGAGAACTGCAACTTCAATCATTGTAAAGATAAACTTGAACAGCTTCAGAATCTTTTAAAATCTGATGTAGAAGGAGATTATAAAGTGGTCATCATGGGAGAGATTATGGATGAGCTTGTGGGCAAGAAGAAACCTAAAGAAGCTATAGCATTGGCTGCCCAGGCTAAAAATGAATACCCGAAATCTCCATTCATTGAAAATATCAAAAGCAAGGAAGCACAGATTGTCAATCCGTATCTGACTCTGAAATATGAAGCACAGACTCAGAACAATCTGCCGATTCATTTTGTTGCACAATATCAGAATGTATCAGAATTTACCCTGAATATTTATGAAGTGAAAGATGATTTTACACCATTGCTTCAATACGTTCAGGATTCTTATTCCAATACCTTTGGAAAACTGAAAAAAAATCTGGTAAGAAAAGAAACATTTCAGCTTCCGGATCCTAAGGATTATCAGAATCATAAAACCACATTGGAGGTGAAACCGCTTCCTTCAGGAGTGTATGTAGCTGAATTTACGGTTGCAGGAGCTGACATGAAAGATTCAGACTCCAGACAGAATTTTTACTTTTTGGTTTCTGGAAACAGGATCATCTATCAATCTAAAACAGACCGAAAACCTTTGGCAGATGAATTGAAATTGGTTAACAGTGAAAATGGTAAACCTATAGGAAATGAAGGCCTTAGATTTTATGAATTTGTTTCCAATAAAACGTTAACTAAAATTGAAGGAGCAACGAATGCAAATGGAGTATTTATGTTCCCTTCTTCTGAAAACAAAGATTATTACAGAACTTTTCTGATTCAACAGCCTAAGACGAATGATTTCCAGATCATGCAGGTCTATGGAAACAGAGGCTATGCTGACGATTATAATCCTAATAAACAAACCCGTTCAACTGCTCAGATCTTCATAGACAGAGGGATTTACCGTCCGGGGCAGATAGTGTATTTCAAGGTGATTAATACCAGAATCAATAAAGAAGTTGAATCTGTTCTTTCAGGATTGAAACAGAAAATCACATTATTGAATACGAATAGTGAAGAGGTTTCTTCACAGGATTTTACCACCAATGAATTTGGCTCTTATCATGGAGGCTTTATCCTTCCAAAAGGAAAACTGAACGGTGATTTTTATCTGAGAATAGACGGTGAAAGCCAGGGATATAAAAATTTCAGGGTAGAAGAATACAAAAGACCAAAATTTGAAGTCACTTTTACTCCGGTAAAAGAGGAATATAAATACGGACAAACTATAGAACTGAAAGGAAAAGCAGTAATGTTCTCCGGTGTTCCGCTGAACAATACTACCGTTAACTACGAAATCAAAAAACAGAATATCAGATGGAGATATTTCAGCTGGTATCCGCAGGACAATGATAATGAAAACTCAATTCTGGGCGAAGCAAAGACCAATGAAAAAGGAGAATTTATGATCCGTTTAGAACTTCAGAAAGATGAAAAACTGGAAGGGATACAAATTGATAACTATGCCATCAATGCTTCTGTGACAGACATCAATGGGGAGACACAGACTGCAAATACTCAATTGAAAGTAGCTTCGGTTTCTCACTACATCCAGGCAGAAAATATCAGCAATACTTTTGCAGATGACAATGTGAAAGTGAAGGTAGAAACCAAGAACTATAATGATCAGAATCTTAAGAAACCATATCAGGTGAAGTTATCAAAACTGATTGCTCCGGACAGAATTTTCAGAGATAATTTCAAGTCTGATGTTCAGAATCTACCGAAATATTCAAAAGAAGAATTTATCAGCAAATTCCCACATGATCTTTTCGATAAAAATGATGAGATCAAAAATTGGAAAACAGAAAAAGTATTGGTTGAAAGACAACAGCAGCCATCTGCTGACAATGCTCAGCTTTCAACGAATCTTGATTTAGGAAAACTGGAAGCAGGAGATTACCAGCTGGAACTTTTCAATATTGAAGGGAAAGACACTATAAAAACAGCTCAGAATTTCAGTGTCTGGGATAAAACCTCTTTAAAGCCGGTTCAGAAAACGTTCCTTACAGTGATTGCTCCGAAAGAAGAATTGTCAAGAGGAGAAAAGGCTAAAGTGTATGTGTTTTCAGCAATTCCTGATGCATTAGTGAATGTTTTTGTACAGGATGGATCCGGAAAAACGATTTCAGAAGTTCATCAGATGAAAAAAGGGATATTGGAATATACTGCTGAAATTCCTAAAGATAAAAGTGTATCAGACCTGAACCTTCAGTTTCAGCTGGTAGCATTCAATGATGTGAATACAGAATCTGTTTCTTTAAAAATAAAAGACACAGAAAAACCTTTAAAAATTGAAACAGTAACCTTCAGAGATAAACTTGAGCCTGATGCAAAGGAAAAATGGACGGTAAAAGTAACTGGAAATGATAAGGAAAAGATCAATGCTGAGGTATTGGCCAATATGTATGATATGTCTCTGGATCAGTTTGCCGCAAACAGCTTTAGTTGGAGAAAATTGTACACTCCATTTGTGATCGTTACTTCATACGGGATCAACAATTATCTACAGCAGCAAAACTATCAGAAAAGACTAAGATATTTTGAAGATAAGTATGTACAGGTTCCACAGTTCAACTGGTTTGATGGTGATCTTTTCTACACGTTGCAGGGAGAAGTTGCAGGGCTTCAAAATAGAGAAGGAGTAAAAGCTCCAGCTTATGCGCTACCACCATCACCAATTGCAGGAGCAAGATTTAAAACTGCCAGAGCATCTGTGGCAAAAGAAGTTGTGGATAATGCAGCGATAGACGTAATGGCATCTAATGCAGACGGAGTTTTAGATCATGATGATGTAGCAAAAGAACTGGACAAAGTAGCTGTACGCCAAAATCTGAATGAAACGGCATTCTTCTATCCTAATCTGAAAACCGATGCAGAAGGAAACGTAAGCTTTGAATTCACTTCTCCGGAAGCGCTGACAAAATGGAAATTAATGTTCCTGGCACACACTCAGGATGCAAGAGCTGCTACATTGGAAAAAGAAGTGGTAACCCAAAAAGAATTCTCGGTAACTCCAAACTATCCGAGATTCCTGAGAGAAGGAGATGAACTGAATCTGCAGTCGAAGTTATCTAACCTTACAGATAAAAAACTAAATGGTTCTGCTGAGTTACAGATTCTGGATGCATTTACCAATGAGAATATTTCTTCAAAATTTGGACTTACGTCAGGAGCTCAAAACTTCAGTTTAAATGAAAACGGAAGCAGTGCATTAACATGGAAATTAAAAGTTCCGGACAATGTTTCCTCTATTATTTTCAAAGTGGTTGCTAAAGCTGGCGCATATTCTGACGGGGAACAACAGGCCGTTGCCATATTGCCAAACAGAATGCTGGTGACGGATGCCGTTCCTGTATTTGTGAAAGAAGGAGAAACCAAAACATTTGTACTGGATAATCTTAAAAATAATGCATCCACGACAGCCTCTAATGTTTCCAATACATTAGAATTGACAACTAATCCGATCTGGGAGATTATGTTTGCCCTTCCAAGTCTGAAAAATGATCAGAATAACTCTGCAGATGTGATCTTCAATAAATGGTTTGCAGATGTACTGGCTTCAGAAATATTCAAAGCCAATCCAAAAATGAAAACGGTTTTTGAAGAATATCAGAACAAAGGATTATTGAATTCAAATCTTGAAAAAAATCAGGAGTTGAAACAACTGCTGCTGGAAGAAACCCCTTGGGTATTGGAAAGCAAAAATGAAGGCGAGCAGATGCAGAAACTAGCATTATTATTTGATGCTAATACCATGAAAAATTCTATCAGTCAGGATTGGGATGAGTTCAAAAAACTACAAAATCCAGATGGTGGATTCTCTTGGTATTCTGGGTATCCAAGCTCTTACGGTACCTCATTGTATATCCTTAAAAACTTAGGGAAAATCAATTCATGGTTAAAAGACAATGTGAAAGACTATCAAAGTGCCGACCAGAATGCTATTACAGCTAAGTTGATTCAGTATGTAGATAATGAAATCAACAAGTATTTTGATGTAAAGAAAGGCAACGTCTGGAATAACTGGGCTATGGATTATCTGGATACCAGAAATTACTGGGAAAAACAATATCCGTTGAAAGGAAAAGGTGCTGCCCTGAAAACGTTAGTTAAACAAAAAGCAAAAACAGCAAAGATCACAGACTTCACATTCTTCGGACTTCACCGTGCAGCATTGTTAATGAATGATTACGGTCTAAAAGATGTATCTGATAAATTGATGACTTACCTTAAAGAAACGTCTACAGATACAAAAACCCAAGGTGTTTACTGGAAGCAAAACCTTAATGACTGGGGATGGTTTGGTTCAAAGGTAGTCAATCACGCTGGAGCATTGGAAGTATTCAACAAGTTAAAATCTAACGATCAAAGCTTTATTGAAGACATGAAAATCTGGCTGGTAACTCAGAAGGAAGTGAACTCATGGGGAAGCTCAAGAGGTACAGCAGAAGTGATCTTTACCATTCTGAATTCAGGAAAATCATGGACAGGAGCGGAAAGTGATAAAGCGACTATCGTTTGGGGAGGAAAAGAATTAGCTCCTCAGACACAAGCTACGGGTTATGTGAAATCAACATTGAAACCAGAAGCTATAGATAAAAACTTAGCATCCGTAACCGTTACAAAACCTGGTCCAGGAATTGTTCAGGGAGGATTGTTCTGGCAATATTATGAAGACCTTGATAAAATCAAATCTTCTGAAAATTATATTTTCGTAACTAAAGAACTTTATAAGAAAGTGAAAACTGTAAACGGAGAAGAGCTTCAGAAAATCTCAACCGAAACACCGTTGAAAGTAGGAGATAAAGTAACGGTAAGAATGATTCTGAATACAGACAGAGCCATGGAGTTTATTCATATTAAAGATATGCGTGCGGCAGGATTTGAACCCGTAGATGTATTATCCGGATATCAATGGAAGAATAATCTTGGATACTATCAGTCAACTAAAGATGCTTCTACCAACTTCTATATTCAGTACATGCCAAAAGGAAAATATGTTTTTGAATATGATGTGGTTGCCAATGCATCAGGAAAATTCTCCAACGGAATTACAACGATGCAGAATTATTACGCACCACAGATGAATGCACATACAAAAGGAAGTAATGTCGTAATTTTAGAGTAA